Proteins from one Malaya genurostris strain Urasoe2022 chromosome 2, Malgen_1.1, whole genome shotgun sequence genomic window:
- the LOC131433041 gene encoding zinc finger protein Noc, whose protein sequence is MVILDGAAMLQVGNNQYLQPDYMSPLPTTLDSKKSPLALLAQTCSQIGADSGNITVKSLVSPSEKTKKSSSSSSTASMENGMNSSSSRSPSVKTEKSDSSPEIKLAFKPYEMNVLTTKVKNEDRPSSKMSSGSDVLNNNSVNHTNNNEIKKDVRTSSRGSAESPGRSGSVHMKNTEVSDNGKNTPEGSNRKSSSPSDRDKTSSSPVVRSGADIFQGAKDIQGYKHSAYGINPMTGMPSPSGIDHTNPAFRPPFAGAFSHHHAAMLAAAYPGAAAAAAAAGANPYLSYTRVKTPSGGETLVPICKDPYCTGCQFSAHNHQMMMGGQCPAGCTQCDHQKYSLAMAMGTLPPGYPYPPAATQPGRPYMCNWVMGDSYCGKRFNTTDELLSHLRTHTANLSDPAALALQQQLMPLSGIFPPSSMHRGYPNPPLSPLSAARYHPYAKPGALPAGLPGSPYGAAFNPAAFGQYYSPYAAALYSQRMGAAVHQ, encoded by the exons ATGGTGATACTGGACGGTGCAGCAATGTTGCAAGTAGGAAACAATCAGTACCTTCAGCCAGATTATATGTCACCACTACCAACAACG CTGGATTCCAAAAAGAGTCCACTAGCGCTGTTGGCACAAACCTGCAGCCAAATCGGAGCAGATTCTGGCAATATAACTGTAAAGTCTTTGGTTTCTCCGTCGGAAAAGACAAAGAAgtcgtcatcatcatcttcgACTGCTTCAATGGAGAACGGCATGAATTCGTCAAGCTCGCGGTCACCGTCGGTGAAAACCGAAAAGTCGGATTCATCTCCTGAGATAAAATTGGCGTTTAAACCTTATGAAATGAATGTGCTTACGACGAAAGTGAAGAATGAAGATCGTCCATCATCGAAGATGAGTAGTGGAAGTGATGTGCTAAACAATAATAGTGTGAATCatacaaataataatgaaattaaaaaggaTGTTCGCACTTCGTCCCGTGGTAGTGCCGAATCGCCTGGTCGTTCGGGAAGTGTGCACATGAAGAATACTGAAGTTAGTGACAATGGAAAGAACACACCGGAAGGAAGCAATCGAAAAAGCAGTTCTCCGAGTGATCGTGACAAAACTTCTTCCAGTCCGGTTGTACGTTCTGGTGCGGACATTTTCCAAGGTGCTAAAGACATTCAAGGATACAAACACAGTGCTTACGGGATCAATCCGATGACGGGAATGCCCTCACCGTCCGGTATCGATCATACCAATCCGGCGTTTCGGCCTCCATTTGCTGGAGCTTTCAGTCATCATCATGCAGCTATGCTGGCGGCCGCTTACCCTGGGGCGGCAGCAGCTGCTGCTGCGGCAGGAGCCAATCCGTACCTCAGTTATACTCGTGTAAAAACTCCATCTGGTGGTGAAACATTGGTTCCAATATGCAAAGATCCGTATTGTACTGGGTGCCAATTCTCAGCACATAACCATCAGATGATGATGGGTGGACAGTGTCCAGCTGGCTGTACTCAATGCGATCACCAAAAGTATAGCTTAGCTATGGCAATGGGCACACTACCGCCGGGATATCCTTATCCACCAGCAGCGACTCAGCCCGGACGTCCTTACATGTGCAACTGGGTCATGGGTGATTCGTATTGCGGAAAACGATTCAACACCACCGATGAACTGTTATCTCACTTGCGTACACACACTGCCAACTTATCTGACCCGGCGGCACTGGCTCTTCAGCAACAGTTAATGCCATTAAGTGGAATCTTTCCACCTTCATCTATGCATCGAGGATACCCGAATCCTCCGCTTAGTCCACTTTCTGCTGCTAGATATCATCCGTATGCCAAACCAGGAGCACTACCGGCAGGTCTTCCTGGGTCACCGTATGGAGCAGCGTTCAATCCAGCTGCGTTTGGCCAATACTATTCACCGTACGCCGCCGCCTTGTACAGTCAACGGATGGGAGCAGCAGTACATCAGTAA